CACCAACTGTTCTCCTATAGTTCTTGTTCTTGAATCTGGGAGTGAGAGTTCCAGGGAGATTGTTGCAGATAGGGATGTGGGGTTATTTGGAACAACAGCCAATTCAGTTGCAAGGGTAAATTCCCATTTGGGTGAAGATTTCAGGCTTTCCCATGCAGATCCAGTGCAGAAATCTGGTGAAATTCAagcaaaagaagaggaaaatcAGAGAGCAATTGTGGGCTCTGGGGGAAAAGTTGTGGCAGTAAAGCTTGGGAAGTTTAGGAGTgttgatggtggtggtggtgaagGGTGTAGTGATGGTGATTCTGATGCAAGAAGATGCTTTTCCATGGGTTCATTTGCTTATGTTATGGATGAGAGTTCATCTCTGCAAGTCCCCATTAGAACCCCTATGAAGAAGAAACAATCCATCAAGAAACCTTCTTTGCCTCTAACACCAGGGCACAGGCCAGCAATGTCTGAGTGTGATTGTGATTCAAGAAGAGATTTCAATGGCTTTGAAGCATTCAGGATTCTTGAAACTCAACATGATCATGGCAATGACAATAAGTCCATTGGTAGAAGAAAGAGGGAGAGCTTTTCGGTGTCGAAAATTTGGTTAAGGGGAAGAAAGGATAGGCCTAATGCAGCAACAATGGAGTCGTCCAGGCGGGCGTTTTCGTTCAGGTTCCCTGTTCATCAGCAGCCACCAGTGGCTGCCGATGAGGTGAAGGGGAAGAACGGTAGGAGGACCGTATCGGAGATCGACATGAGCCAGTGGGAAAATGGAGGGAGTGAGGTCGGATTCGACGACGAAATACAAAGCTGCAACAGCCTGGATTCACAGGCAAATCCACCATCTTTTGCCAGGAAGACTCTTCTCTGGCTGATGGGACGGCCAAACAAGGTTGTTCACTCGACGTTTTCAAGCAATGTTTAGATTGTCTTCCTCTCATTTTGTTTGATCATACAATTCTTGCTGTTAGAATTTTAGCTCATGAAAGGCAAATTTAGTTCATTAGTGAAGAATAGGAAATGAGAACTGCATAAAGTGGGGAAAAAAGGGAACACACAGACTTCATTTTGAAGCAGATTTTATTACACAATGTGTATGCAAaatgtttgatattttgttttctttttcacaaaATCTTTGGAATTTTTCACTGTTCTTCTTTCCAAGTAGCAGAGCTTCAATTCAAAATAGCCATTATAATTAGGGCTAATTACACTTTAAGATCCCCTCCAAAATTACACCTAAATTCCCTTAAAAATTTACTGTTTATACCTGACTCGCTTTTGTAATGctttggacaaaaaatgttgacataagcaaaaaatacttaaatttttaattttcaaaatacctaAATGTTGACATAATGCTA
The window above is part of the Sesamum indicum cultivar Zhongzhi No. 13 linkage group LG2, S_indicum_v1.0, whole genome shotgun sequence genome. Proteins encoded here:
- the LOC105155641 gene encoding RING-H2 finger protein ATL13, with translation MGWVVVEIKERSFVSPPSQQPYFLLLPPPPPLSQSSAFNLNNKVSPSILLIIIILAIIFFISGLLHLLVRFLLRPPNRDPDEMDNVTALQGQLQQLFHLHDSGVDQSFIDTLPVFNYKAIIGVKDPFDCAVCLCEFEAEDKLRLLPKCSHAFHMDCIDTWLLSHSTCPLCRASLLADFSPNTNCSPIVLVLESGSESSREIVADRDVGLFGTTANSVARVNSHLGEDFRLSHADPVQKSGEIQAKEEENQRAIVGSGGKVVAVKLGKFRSVDGGGGEGCSDGDSDARRCFSMGSFAYVMDESSSLQVPIRTPMKKKQSIKKPSLPLTPGHRPAMSECDCDSRRDFNGFEAFRILETQHDHGNDNKSIGRRKRESFSVSKIWLRGRKDRPNAATMESSRRAFSFRFPVHQQPPVAADEVKGKNGRRTVSEIDMSQWENGGSEVGFDDEIQSCNSLDSQANPPSFARKTLLWLMGRPNKVVHSTFSSNV